The region CCGGTCCGGGCGTACGCGTCGAAGTTCACGCGTTCAACCGTAGACGACTTCCGCTGCTCCGGCTCGGTCGCGTAGCCGAGGGGAAACCAGGCGTAGCCATCGGTATCCGGACATGCGGTGCCCGCCGTCCGGCCTGATCCGGGCCTGATCCGGGAGCATCCGGCTGACCCGCTGCCCGATTCTCGACACCCGGTCCGCGTTACGCTCCCTGCATGCTGCGTTCGGTCATTCTTGCCGCTTCCCGGTCATCTCGGATGGAACGCCTTGTCGAAACGGCCCCGTACACCCGAGGCGTCGTACGCCGGTTCGTCGCCGGTACGACCAACACTGACGCGTTGAGTGTGACCCGGACTCTGGTCGATGACGGTATGACCGTAAGCCTCGACTATCTGAGCGAGGACACGGTCACCCCCGAGCAGGCGGTTGCCGCCCGGGACGAATACCTTGCCCTGCTGGCCGCCCTCGCCACTGCCGGGCAGACGCCAGCGGCCGAGGTCAGCCTGAAACTGTCCGCCCTGGGTCAGGGGTTCGACGAGCAGTTGGCCTACGAACACGCCAGGGCGATCTGTGCGGCGGCCGTCGAGGCGGGCACCACGGTCACCCTGGACATGGAGGACCACACCACCATCGACTCGACGTTGGACACCCTGGTCCGGCTGCGGCACGACTACCCGTCGACGGGGGTGGCCCTGCAGGCGTACCTGCGGCGTACCGAGTCCGACTGTCGGGAGCTGGCCACCGTTGGTTCCCGGGTACGACTGTGCAAGGGCGCCTACCGGGAGCCTGAGTCGGTGGCCTACCAGTCGATGCGGGACGTGAACAAGTCCTACGTACGGTGCATGAACATCCTCATGTCCGGCCCGGGCTACCCGATGGTGGCCACCCACGATTCCCGCCTGATCGCCATCGGCGAGGACCGGGCCCGCTGGTTCGACCGCGGGGCGGACGAGTTCGAGTTCCAGATGCTCTACGGGATTCGCCCCGACGAGCAGGCCCGGCTGGCGGCCGAGGGCTACACGGTGCGGCTCTACCTGCCGTATGGCACCGACTGGTACGGCTATCTGATGCGTCGGATCGCCGAGCGGCCCAGCAACCTGGTGTTCTTCGCCCGTGCCCTGACCATGAAGGGGTAGCGCTGGGCAGGATTAGCACCGCGTAGAGATAGCACGTAGAGATAGCACCGGGCAGGGGTAGCGCCACGAAGGAGTGCAGTGCCGCTCGGCGCGGGGGAGTCCCCCGAGAGAGCCGACGCGGGGCTCAGGGCAGCGGCCGTACCCGGGTGTTCTGGAAGGACGTGAACAACCACTTCCCGTGCTGCTTGACCGCCACGTTGGTGTTGATGGACAGTGCCTCCGCCGTGCAGGTCACGTCACCGGGCCAGAGCACACAGCCGGTACGGACGATGACGGCCAGATCCGGCTGCGGGAACCGGACCTGTTCGGTGACGGTGGTGAGTCGGGTGCCCTGCAGGTAGGTGTCGAAGTAGCGCTGCATGCCGGTGGCGATGCCGTTTCTCGTGCGCAAATGGTCCCCGCTGAAGGTGACCACGTCGGCGTCGAGGGTGTGGATGGCGGCGTACGCCGTCCCGTCTCCGCGTGCCCAGGCGTCCTCCTGCTGGTCGCGGAGCTGCCGCAGCGCGGCCAGGTCACGATCGTGACCCGCCGCCGACTCGGCGACGGTGGAACCGGCCGTCGTGATGCCTGGCGTCGTGGTGGCCGGTGTCGTGGCGGTCGCCGACGCCGCGTTGCCCGTGATGGCCAGGCCGACGACGGACACCAGGCCGACGACGGCCAGCAGGCTGCCCAGCCCGGTACGGCGCAAGTGTGCACTGTTCATCGCATCCTCCGAGGTCAACTGGTTTCTCGACGGAGGACACGGTATGGATGATGATCGCTTGCTGGCGACGCCCGAGAGGAGGATCTGGCCGTACCTCCGAGGGGGTAGCCCGGTTTGCGAGAATTGTGATTATCTACAGCAATCAGTGAGCTTTTCGCGATTTAAGGTGTTAGCGAGGTGAAAAACGTATGGTGAGGTAGTGCGTCCCGTTTCGTCAGACCGGATCTCTGCCGTGACCCGTCCCCGGCTGTCCGCCCTCCTCGTGGCCGGGGTCGTCCTGATCGGCTTCGTGACCACCCTCGTCGTCGACGATGACCGACTGCCCGTCACGCTGACCGGGGCCACCCGGGGAACGATCGCCGAGACGGTCGACATACCGGGAAACGTGACAGCGCGCGCCTCGGCCACGCTCACCGCTCCTGCCGACGGCACCCTGACCGCGTTGCGGGTCCGCGCCGGGGACACCGTCCGGGCTGGTCAGGTCCTTGCCATCATTGACTCGCCGGTCGCCCGGAAGCGGCTCGACCAGGCCCGGCAGGCGCTCGACGACGCGAAGCGGGCGAGCCGGGGGCTGCGGAACAGCGGTGACCTCCGCCGCCGGCACGGAGCAACCGACAAGGCAGCGACAGTGGCCTTCGCGGACGCCCGTCGGGCGATCGACGAGATCTCCGACCCGGAGGTACGGGCTGCCCTGCTGGCCCAGTTGGCGGCCGCACATCGGCAGTACGAGGTGGCGACAAGGGCCGCCGACGACGCGGTCCGGGCGGTCCAGCGTGGCGTCGCCGGCGTGAACTCGGCGGTCGGTGCGCTCACCGCCGCCCAACGTGTGCAGGCCCAACAGGCGTACGACCTGAC is a window of Micromonospora polyrhachis DNA encoding:
- a CDS encoding proline dehydrogenase family protein; translated protein: MLRSVILAASRSSRMERLVETAPYTRGVVRRFVAGTTNTDALSVTRTLVDDGMTVSLDYLSEDTVTPEQAVAARDEYLALLAALATAGQTPAAEVSLKLSALGQGFDEQLAYEHARAICAAAVEAGTTVTLDMEDHTTIDSTLDTLVRLRHDYPSTGVALQAYLRRTESDCRELATVGSRVRLCKGAYREPESVAYQSMRDVNKSYVRCMNILMSGPGYPMVATHDSRLIAIGEDRARWFDRGADEFEFQMLYGIRPDEQARLAAEGYTVRLYLPYGTDWYGYLMRRIAERPSNLVFFARALTMKG
- a CDS encoding SgcJ/EcaC family oxidoreductase, which produces MNSAHLRRTGLGSLLAVVGLVSVVGLAITGNAASATATTPATTTPGITTAGSTVAESAAGHDRDLAALRQLRDQQEDAWARGDGTAYAAIHTLDADVVTFSGDHLRTRNGIATGMQRYFDTYLQGTRLTTVTEQVRFPQPDLAVIVRTGCVLWPGDVTCTAEALSINTNVAVKQHGKWLFTSFQNTRVRPLP